One Novipirellula galeiformis DNA segment encodes these proteins:
- a CDS encoding alpha/beta hydrolase family protein, with amino-acid sequence MSRKSYRVTFPGGSGSELAGIVDRPDTTVAVPAVVFSHCFTCNKDLKAIVRIARALAERGIAVLRYDMTGLGGSSGDFSQTNFSTNKADLRAAIAFAQTEFGAVHALLGHSFGGATSLAVAGESSSPLVASEATALAKLRCVIALAAPSDTLHLADLLLRLNPKIAATGEGDVTIGGYRWQIRDQMIHDFRSHDLPNLIAKINVPTMVLHSPDDETVGYHHALRIMSLINQSRDDFTKQSEALCSLVSLCGADHLLAKHAHDLQYVVDLTAAAVHRYSASSLG; translated from the coding sequence GTGAGTCGTAAATCCTATCGCGTCACTTTCCCAGGTGGATCGGGATCCGAGTTGGCGGGAATTGTCGACCGCCCCGACACGACCGTCGCGGTCCCCGCCGTCGTCTTTAGTCACTGCTTCACCTGCAACAAAGACCTCAAGGCAATTGTGCGAATCGCGCGAGCGCTGGCCGAGCGAGGGATCGCGGTGCTGCGTTATGACATGACGGGATTGGGCGGCAGCAGTGGCGATTTTTCGCAGACAAACTTCTCGACCAATAAGGCCGATTTGCGTGCGGCCATCGCGTTCGCTCAAACCGAGTTTGGCGCGGTGCATGCATTGTTGGGGCACAGTTTCGGAGGGGCAACCTCGTTGGCTGTGGCCGGTGAATCGTCCAGCCCCTTGGTCGCTTCCGAGGCGACGGCACTAGCGAAACTGCGCTGTGTGATCGCGTTAGCGGCCCCCAGCGACACGTTGCATTTGGCCGATTTGTTGCTGCGGTTGAATCCCAAGATTGCCGCCACCGGCGAAGGCGATGTGACGATCGGCGGCTATCGCTGGCAGATACGTGACCAAATGATCCACGACTTTCGCAGCCATGACTTGCCCAATTTGATCGCAAAGATCAACGTCCCCACAATGGTGTTGCATTCGCCTGATGACGAAACGGTGGGGTATCACCATGCCCTGCGGATCATGTCGCTAATCAATCAATCGCGGGATGATTTCACCAAGCAAAGCGAGGCCTTGTGCTCGTTGGTTTCGCTGTGCGGGGCGGATCATTTGTTGGCCAAACATGCTCATGACCTCCAATACGTTGTGGATTTGACTGCCGCAGCAGTACATCGCTACAGCGCGTCATCACTCGGTTAA
- a CDS encoding MoaD/ThiS family protein, producing the protein MQRQILLFAAVRDAAGSDSVAIDVADDATAMDVLHELSHRFPTIAPLLGSCRVALDHRYVPNSEPIASAIEIAIIPPVSGG; encoded by the coding sequence ATGCAACGACAGATTCTCTTGTTTGCAGCCGTCCGCGACGCCGCCGGAAGCGATTCGGTTGCGATCGACGTCGCCGACGATGCGACGGCGATGGATGTGCTTCACGAACTCAGCCATCGTTTTCCCACGATCGCACCGCTTCTCGGTTCGTGCCGCGTCGCCCTTGATCACCGCTATGTTCCCAATTCGGAACCGATTGCATCGGCAATTGAAATCGCCATCATTCCTCCGGTCAGCGGAGGTTGA